A window of Shewanella mesophila contains these coding sequences:
- a CDS encoding TorD/DmsD family molecular chaperone yields the protein MTELVREVSENDQLRADIYQLLAALLRHQPSAELLQFLSTLEIDVDDDSDMTKAWSGLKLAAEQFTTEQLEEEYFNIFLGVGSGEILPYGSWFMTGSLMDKPLALLRQDLMQLGFERSEDVKEPEDHVAALCEVMGTLILEAPGYRQLAFYQRHIGSWIERFCDHLARTPSAAFYATVAQLAKAFFVIEANEFEQLSLNIPVNCPGSEAVKIEPSTNELAS from the coding sequence ATGACCGAATTAGTAAGAGAAGTATCAGAAAACGATCAGCTAAGAGCCGATATCTACCAGCTTTTGGCGGCGCTACTACGTCATCAGCCTAGTGCTGAATTATTGCAGTTTCTTTCGACCCTTGAGATCGATGTCGATGACGACAGCGATATGACAAAAGCTTGGTCTGGGTTGAAGCTTGCTGCAGAGCAATTTACTACCGAACAACTCGAAGAGGAGTATTTCAATATTTTCCTCGGTGTTGGCAGTGGTGAGATTTTACCCTATGGCAGCTGGTTTATGACGGGCTCATTGATGGATAAGCCGCTTGCATTGTTACGTCAAGATTTAATGCAGTTAGGCTTTGAACGCTCTGAAGATGTGAAGGAGCCTGAAGATCATGTTGCCGCGCTTTGCGAAGTGATGGGCACCTTGATTCTTGAGGCACCGGGTTATCGTCAATTAGCATTTTATCAGCGTCACATCGGTAGCTGGATCGAGCGTTTTTGCGACCATCTAGCGCGCACCCCAAGTGCCGCGTTTTATGCGACGGTAGCTCAGTTAGCCAAGGCATTCTTTGTTATCGAAGCTAACGAGTTTGAACAACTGAGTTTAAATATTCCGGTGAACTGCCCAGGTAGTGAAGCGGTGAAGATTGAACCGTCAACCAATGAGTTAGCATCATAA
- a CDS encoding twin-arginine translocation signal domain-containing protein encodes MKKQASDMGRRQLLKALAVGSAAGAVATVSGQAMAATPASAPESKHGDGYHETDHIRSYYASLRTK; translated from the coding sequence ATGAAGAAGCAAGCTTCCGATATGGGTCGTCGTCAACTACTAAAAGCGTTAGCTGTTGGTAGTGCTGCCGGTGCAGTTGCGACAGTCAGTGGTCAAGCTATGGCCGCGACACCAGCATCTGCCCCAGAGTCAAAGCATGGCGATGGTTATCACGAAACAGATCATATTCGTAGTTATTACGCGTCGTTACGTACCAAGTAA
- a CDS encoding formate dehydrogenase subunit alpha, protein MRLTRKTDQAEVAKKPALGLNRRQFLQTAGLATGGIAAASMLGAGMMRKAEAKEVPHDAPTEVKRTICSHCSVGCGIYAEVQNGVWTGQEPAFDHPFNAGGHCAKGASLREHGHGEKRLKYPMKLEGGKWKRLSWEQAIEEVGQKALDIRAESGPDSVFFMGSAKFSNEQAYLYRKFAAMWGTNNVDHSARICHSTTVAGVANTWGYGAQTNSFNDIRNAKAMMFIGSNPSEAHPVAMQHILEGKERGSKIIVVDPRFTRTAAKADEYVHIRPGTDIPYIYGLLWHIFENKWEDQTFIDQRVYGMERIREAAAKWTPDEVENVVGVPQEQMYRVAKMLAETKPGTIVWCMGGTQHHIGNANTRAYCILQLALGNMGVSGGGTNIFRGHDNVQGATDFGLLFDTLPGYYGLKTGSWKHWCNVWDLDYEWVKNRFDQAQYLGQDPMTSTGIPCSRWHDGVLEDKSKIAQKDNIRMSFFWGQSVNTETRGREVREALNKMDTVVVVDPFPTMAGVMHTRKDGVYLLPAATQFETYGSVSASNRSLQWRTQVIEPLFESKPDHVIMYKLAKKWGIEKEFCKHIKVNGDEPLIEDIVREYNKGMWTIGYTGQSPERLKMHQENWGTFDIKSLEAPGGPAKGETYGLPWPCWGTPEMKHPGTQILYRTGREVKYGGGNFRARYGVEHDGNNILAEGSYSKGSEIKDGYPEFTDKMLKQLGWWDDLTAEEKAAAEGKNWKTDISGGIQRVAINHGCIPYGNAKARCIVWNFPDDIPVHREPLYTPRRDLVSKYPTYDDRMVARLPTLYKSIQDQDFAKEFPLALTSGRLVEYEGGGEETRSNPWLAELQQEMFIEISPGDAADRGLRDGDEVWVHSPEGAKIKVQAMVTPRVINGECFMPYHFAGMFEGESLEKSYPEGTVPYIIGESANTVLTYGYDVVTQMQETKSSLCQITKA, encoded by the coding sequence ATGCGATTAACCCGCAAAACAGACCAGGCAGAAGTTGCGAAAAAGCCCGCCCTAGGTCTAAACCGTCGTCAGTTCCTTCAGACAGCAGGTCTTGCTACTGGTGGTATTGCCGCGGCCTCTATGCTTGGCGCTGGAATGATGCGCAAAGCAGAAGCAAAAGAAGTGCCTCATGATGCACCTACAGAAGTAAAGCGTACCATCTGTTCTCACTGTTCAGTGGGCTGTGGTATTTACGCTGAAGTGCAAAACGGGGTGTGGACAGGTCAAGAGCCTGCTTTCGATCATCCGTTCAACGCTGGTGGACACTGTGCTAAAGGTGCATCGCTACGTGAACATGGTCACGGTGAGAAGCGTCTTAAGTATCCAATGAAGCTGGAAGGCGGCAAGTGGAAGCGTCTCTCATGGGAACAAGCCATTGAAGAAGTTGGCCAAAAAGCATTGGATATCCGTGCTGAATCGGGCCCTGACTCAGTATTCTTTATGGGTAGTGCTAAGTTCTCAAACGAACAAGCTTATTTGTACCGTAAATTCGCCGCAATGTGGGGCACTAACAACGTCGACCACTCAGCGCGTATTTGTCACTCTACCACTGTAGCCGGTGTTGCAAACACTTGGGGCTATGGTGCGCAAACCAACTCTTTCAACGATATTCGTAATGCTAAAGCTATGATGTTCATTGGGTCTAACCCCTCTGAAGCACATCCAGTTGCAATGCAGCATATCTTGGAAGGTAAAGAGCGCGGCTCGAAAATTATCGTAGTCGACCCTCGTTTCACCCGTACTGCGGCTAAGGCCGACGAGTACGTGCATATTCGCCCAGGTACCGATATTCCTTATATCTATGGTCTACTGTGGCACATTTTTGAAAACAAGTGGGAAGATCAAACCTTCATCGACCAGCGCGTCTACGGTATGGAACGCATCCGCGAAGCCGCCGCTAAGTGGACTCCTGATGAAGTTGAAAATGTGGTTGGTGTTCCGCAAGAGCAGATGTATCGCGTTGCTAAGATGCTTGCCGAAACTAAGCCGGGCACCATCGTATGGTGTATGGGTGGTACTCAGCATCACATCGGTAATGCCAACACTCGTGCCTACTGTATCCTTCAGTTAGCTCTGGGTAACATGGGTGTATCTGGTGGCGGAACTAATATCTTCCGTGGTCATGATAACGTACAGGGCGCGACTGACTTTGGTCTGTTGTTCGATACGCTACCTGGCTATTACGGCCTGAAAACAGGTTCTTGGAAGCACTGGTGTAACGTTTGGGACTTGGATTATGAATGGGTAAAAAATCGCTTCGATCAAGCGCAATACCTTGGCCAAGATCCAATGACGTCTACCGGTATCCCATGTTCTCGCTGGCACGATGGTGTACTCGAAGACAAGTCAAAAATTGCTCAGAAAGATAACATTCGTATGTCATTCTTCTGGGGGCAGTCTGTTAACACCGAAACCCGTGGTCGTGAAGTGCGTGAAGCATTGAACAAGATGGATACTGTGGTTGTTGTGGATCCATTCCCAACGATGGCGGGTGTGATGCATACCCGTAAAGATGGTGTTTACCTATTACCTGCCGCCACACAGTTCGAAACTTATGGTTCTGTGTCGGCTTCTAACCGCTCATTGCAGTGGCGTACTCAGGTTATCGAGCCCTTGTTCGAGTCTAAGCCTGACCACGTCATCATGTACAAGCTGGCTAAGAAGTGGGGCATTGAGAAGGAGTTCTGTAAGCATATCAAGGTCAATGGTGACGAGCCGTTGATCGAGGATATCGTCCGCGAATACAACAAGGGCATGTGGACCATTGGTTACACAGGCCAAAGCCCTGAGCGTTTGAAGATGCACCAAGAAAACTGGGGCACCTTCGATATTAAATCGCTTGAAGCACCGGGCGGCCCAGCTAAGGGTGAAACCTACGGTCTACCTTGGCCATGTTGGGGGACGCCAGAGATGAAGCACCCTGGTACGCAAATTCTATATCGTACTGGTCGTGAAGTGAAATACGGTGGCGGTAACTTCCGTGCTCGTTATGGTGTTGAACACGATGGCAACAACATCTTGGCCGAAGGCTCTTACTCTAAGGGCAGCGAGATCAAAGATGGTTATCCAGAGTTTACCGATAAGATGCTTAAGCAACTTGGTTGGTGGGATGATTTAACTGCTGAAGAGAAAGCGGCTGCTGAAGGTAAAAACTGGAAGACAGACATCTCTGGTGGTATTCAGCGTGTGGCAATTAATCATGGCTGTATTCCTTACGGTAACGCTAAAGCGCGCTGTATTGTATGGAACTTCCCTGATGATATCCCTGTGCACCGCGAGCCACTTTATACGCCTCGTCGTGATCTGGTATCTAAGTATCCAACTTATGATGATCGTATGGTTGCGCGTCTTCCAACTCTGTATAAGTCAATTCAAGATCAAGACTTTGCCAAAGAGTTCCCACTGGCATTGACCTCGGGTCGTTTGGTTGAATATGAAGGTGGTGGTGAAGAGACACGCTCTAATCCTTGGCTAGCTGAACTTCAACAAGAGATGTTCATCGAAATCAGCCCTGGTGATGCAGCGGATCGTGGTCTTCGTGATGGTGATGAAGTATGGGTTCACAGCCCAGAAGGCGCCAAGATTAAGGTTCAGGCTATGGTAACCCCACGGGTTATTAACGGTGAGTGTTTCATGCCATACCACTTCGCGGGTATGTTCGAAGGTGAAAGCCTAGAAAAGAGCTATCCAGAAGGTACAGTACCTTACATCATTGGCGAATCAGCCAACACCGTATTGACCTATGGCTATGACGTTGTGACTCAGATGCAAGAGACTAAGTCTAGCTTGTGTCAGATAACCAAAGCCTAA
- the fdh3B gene encoding formate dehydrogenase FDH3 subunit beta, producing MAVMKFLCDTKRCIECNGCVTACKNENDSALEWGIQRRRVVTINDGQPGEASISVACMHCTDAPCQAVCPANCFYKTEDGLTLHNKDTCIGCGYCLYACPFGAPQFPKQGAFGSRGKMDKCTFCAGGPEETFSDAERQKYGANRLAEGKLPMCAELCSTKALLAGDAEVVSNIYRERIAARGNPNAIWGYTPKTGV from the coding sequence ATGGCAGTCATGAAATTTCTATGTGACACCAAACGCTGCATCGAGTGTAACGGTTGCGTCACAGCATGTAAGAACGAAAACGATTCTGCTCTCGAGTGGGGTATTCAACGCCGTCGCGTAGTGACCATCAATGATGGTCAGCCAGGTGAAGCATCTATCTCAGTGGCGTGTATGCACTGTACCGATGCGCCTTGCCAAGCAGTTTGCCCTGCAAACTGCTTCTACAAGACTGAAGACGGTTTAACACTACACAACAAAGATACTTGTATCGGTTGTGGTTACTGCCTCTATGCTTGCCCATTTGGCGCACCTCAGTTCCCTAAACAGGGAGCATTTGGTAGCCGTGGCAAGATGGATAAGTGTACTTTCTGTGCTGGTGGCCCAGAAGAGACCTTCTCCGATGCAGAACGTCAGAAGTATGGTGCCAACCGCCTTGCCGAAGGTAAGTTGCCTATGTGTGCCGAGCTTTGTTCGACCAAGGCGCTGCTCGCCGGTGATGCGGAAGTGGTTTCCAACATCTACCGTGAGCGTATCGCGGCCCGTGGTAACCCTAATGCAATCTGGGGTTACACCCCTAAGACTGGCGTTTAA